Proteins found in one Salvelinus alpinus chromosome 11, SLU_Salpinus.1, whole genome shotgun sequence genomic segment:
- the cnpy3 gene encoding protein canopy homolog 3, translated as MLRATCTSSESNGLTYCRHFVVLLITRQQHLVRMIWFTCVTVFLLSALVEGAEKKEGDDEWVNLPNKCEVCKFVSIEMKSAFDETGKTKEVFERNYRFLDNNKGAPPIKYVKSDIRFIEVVENVCQRLSGYNLHKEREGSNRFAKGMSETFSTLHGLVHKGVKVVMDIPYELWNETSAEVADLKKQCDVMVEKYEEVIEDWYKGSQEEDLTTYLCEKHVLKGQDTACLKEEYSKKGDVAAISEKKKKKKGVGKKKSKDVGGSDGGSQEGEKTMNKKVKAVSPEKKSEGVSSDEDIQRKVALPGKNTEL; from the exons ATGTTGAGGGCGACATGTACAAGTAGCGAATCTAACGGtctgacatactgtagacattttgttgttttattaattaCTAGACAACAACATTTAGTCAGAATGATTTGGTTTACTTGCGTGACGGTGTTTTTATTGAGCGCGTTGGTCGAAGGAGCggagaagaaagagggagatgacGAGTGGGTTAATCTCCCCAATAAATGTGAAG tGTGTAAGTTTGTGAGTATCGAGATGAAGTCTGCCTTTGACGAGACGGGGAAAACCAAGGAAGTCTTTGAGAGGAACTACCGTTTCCTTGACAACAACAAGGGAGCTCCGCCAATCAAATATGTCAAGTC aGACATCCGTTTCATTGAGGTTGTGGAGAATGTCTGTCAGAGGCTCTCTGGCTACAACCTACacaaggagagggagggcagcaACCGCTTTGCCAAG GGCATGTCTGAGACCTTCTCTACCCTGCATGGGCTGGTCCATAAGGGGGTGAAGGTCGTGATGGACATCCCCTATGAGCTCTGGAACGAAACCTCCGCAGAGGTCGCCGATCTCAAGAAGCAG tgtgaTGTTATGGTAGAGAAGTATGAGGAGGTTATTGAGGACTGGTACAAAGGCAGTCAGGAGGAAGATCTCACCACCTACCTCTGTGAGAAACACGTTCTGAAGGGACAGGACACCG CCTGCCTGAAAGAGGAGTACTCAAAGAAGGGAGACGTGGCAGCCATCTccgagaagaagaagaaaaagaagggcGTAGGGAAAAAGAAGAGCAAAGACGTGGGAGGAAGTGACGGTGGCAGCCAGGAAGGAGAGAAGACCATGAATAAAAAGGTAAAGGCGGTGTCACCGGAGAAGAAGAGCGAGGGGGTCTCGTCTGACGAAGACATCCAGCGAAAGGTGGCTCTGCCTGGGAAGAACACAGAGCTGTGA